TGTGGGACACCTTCCCACAGGGGAAAAGCGGACAGTTTACGTGCTTTAAGACCGGACAGTTCTATTTGTTGACAACAGAAAACCTATGTGCAGGTGTGGAGGACAAAGGCGCACCGTATAATCCCCCCATGATCGATCGACTGCTCGGTTTTCTCACTCCCCGACAGTTCTTGGCGCGCTATTGGCAGAAGGCGCCTCTGTTCGTGCCCCAGGCCCTGCCCGAATTTCGCGATGTCCTCACCCCTGCGGAGCTCAAGGCGTTGGCAGCGCGCGAGGACGTGCAGGCACGCCTGGTCGTGGAGCGCGATGGTGTCTGGAGCGTGCGCCACGGCCCCTTGTCTGCCGGCGATTTCCGTGGCCTCAAAGGGGCGCGCTGGTCCTTGCTGGTGCAGGGCGTCGACCAGGTGCTACCCGAAGGCAAGGCGCTGTTACAAGCCTTTTCTTTCATTCCCTATGCGCGGCTGGACGATCTCATGGTGAGCTTTGCGCCTGCCGGCGGCGGTGTAGGGCCCCATTTCGATTCCTACGATGTGTTTTTGTTGCAAGGCCTCGGGCATAAGCGCTGGCAAATCAGCGGCCAGCGTGACCGCCGGCTTGTGCAGGGCGCACCGCTGCGTATTCTCGAGCGCTTTCGTGCGGAGCAGGAATGGACAGCGGGCAGCGGCGATCTTCTCTATCTGCCTCCCAAATATGCCCATTACGGTGTGGCGTTGGACGACTGTCTCACCTATTCCATCGGCTTTCGCGCACCTTCTGCCCAGGAGCTGGTGACCCAGTTCCTCGCCTATCTGGAGGAAAACCTGCAGGTCACTGGCATGTACGAGGATCCGGATCTGCGGCTCAAGCGTCATCCTGCAGAGATTGATGGAGCCATGCTGGACAAGGTGGCGCATCTACTCGAGGCCATCCGCTGGAACCGGGCGCAGGTGGCGGACTTTCTCGGGCGCTACTTGACCGAGCCGAAACCCCACCTATTTTTCGAGCCACCCTCGCGCCCGTTGGGATTTGGTGCCTTCGTGCGGGTGGCGCGGACCCGGGGTGTGCGACTGTCCCTGAAGAGCCTGATGCTGTTCCATGGTCCCAGCGTGTTCATCAACGGCGAGGCCCTGCGGGTGGCTTCGGGCCTGCGCGGCTGGCTGACGCGGCTCGCGGATGGGCGGGAACTCGCCGGCCTCAATGCCGCGCCCCGGGAGCTATTCGAGATCCTGTACGAGTGGTACCGGGCCGGCTGGCTAGAACTCCCCGCCGCGCGGAGATCCCATGGCTGAGGAGACACCGAGCGCGGGCACATTCGACGTTCCCTCCGGCTATCGATGCGCGATCGACCACCTGATTCTGGCGGCGCGCCGAGAGATCTGCATCTTCGATCGCAACCTGGAAGGGGCGGGCTTCGACGATCCTGTCCGCAGCGAGGCCCTGCGCCGCTTGCTACTGATGGGGCGTGACAACCGCTTGCGCATTGTGTTGCACGATACGGCACGACTGCCACGGCGCGAGCCGCGCCTGATGAATCTCCTGCGCCAGTTCAGCCATGCCGTGAGCATCCATGAGACGGAGCGTGAGGCGCGCGCCCTTTACGATGGCATCATGGTGGCCGACGGGGCGCATTACGTGCACCGTTTCCATTTCGACCATGCTCGGGGCAGATGGGGACTCGAGCAGCCGGAGCATGCCCAGGAACTTAAGCGTCGCTTCGAGGAGATCTGGCAGGCATCCCGGCCGGCGCTCGCTGCCACCACCCTCGGGCTATGATAGGGTGCCTGTTGCTTTTGCCACTTACATTTTTGCTGCGGGTTGCTATAATTCGCCGCGTCGGTCCACTTTTGCGTGGTAGCAAGACCGATCAGGTTCAACTTGTTTTAACTTTAGCTAAAGGGAAACATAATGAAATACTCCGTCCTGCTCGCTGCTCTGCTGGCCGTGTCGCTTTCTGCCTGCGGCAAGAAAGAAGAGGCCGCTGCGCCCGCCGCCGAAGCACCCGCGCCTGCGGCTGCTCCGGCTCCGGCTCCGGCTCCCGCTGCTCCGGCGCCTGAGGCTGCTGCCCCTGCCGCTCCGGCTGCGCCTGCAGAAGGTACCGCTGCGCCTGCCGCTCCTGCCGGTGGCGCCGCCGCGCCGGCTGCTCCCGCGGAAGAGAAGAAGTAATCTCCTCACAAGGGAAGCAAAAAAGCCGGGCCTTGCCCGGCTTTTTTGTCTCATTTGAAAATCGAGTGGGTAATGGCGTTCCCGAGACGGCGGGTCAAGGGCCGCCGCAGCCTCGACGATGTGCTGGGCGCGGTGCAAAGCGCCTTTCGTTTCGGCTGGGGCGCCTGCCCCCGCGTGGCTTCTACGTCATCCAGCCCGGAAATAGCCGCGCCAGTCCCCGCGCGATCATTTCCACCGATAGCGCGGCGATGATGAGGCCCATCAGGCGGGTGACGATGTGGATGCCGGTGCGGCCGAGGCGGTGGGCGATGAGCGGCGCAGCCCGGAAGGCGACCCAGACGGACAGGCTCACCAGCGTGATGGGGACAAGCAGCGCCACGGGGTGGGGCGCCTCCCCTGAGGCGACGATGACTTGGGTGATGGCACCGGGGCCCGCGAGCAGAGGCACGCCCAGGGGCACGGCGCCGATGGCTTCTTTCTCTTCGGCCTCGGTGGCCTCTTCCGGTGTCTGGCGCAGGGGGCTCACGTGGGCCTGAAGCATGGACAGCGATAGCATCAGCAGCAGCAGACCCCCCGCCACGGCGAAGGACTCGATCCTGATGTCGAAGAAACGAAGGGCGTATTCCCCCAACAGGGCAGCGGCCGCCAGCACCGCCCACACCGTGAGCGCCGCAATCCTCCCCGCCCGATGCGCCTCATGGGTGGAGAGCATGCGGGTGGCGGCCAGGAAGAACGGGATGGTGCCCACTGGATCCACCACGGCGAACAGCGTTACCGTGGCTTTCGCCAGCGCCATCCCGTCCATGGTCAGAACTCGGAGAACAGGTACACGAGCAGCGCCCCACCCAGCGCCACCACCGTGAGGTTGGCGGCGATGCCGCCCCAGGTGGCATAGCGTTCGGGGATTTCCACGGGTCTGAGGGTGCGGAGCACACGCCGGTACTGGATGACCGAATAGACCTCGACGGCCAGGCCAAGCAGGATGAAGGCCACGCCGATCCAGAAGGAAAAATCCCGCCCCAGTCCCCGTGGCTTGACATGCAGCATGTGCAGGAACAGGCCGAAGCGTTCCATCACGAAGCCGAAGGCCAAGAGGGTGAGGCCCGTGCGGTTCCAGGCCATCAGCGTGCGTTCGGCGGCGAAGAAGACGCGGGGGTCGTTGAGATCGGACATGACGTGATTCTACTCCGCGCCGCCACCGAGGGCCTTGTACAGTGTCACGCGCGCCGTGGCGAGTTGGCGCCGGCTGGCGGCCAGCGTCTGCCGGGCGGCGAACACGCTGCGCTGCGCATCCAGTACTTCCAGATCGCTCGCCACCCCGGCGTTTTCCCGCGCCCGCACGCGAGCCAGGCGGGCTTCCTGGGCACGCACCAGTTCCTCCTGCGCGGCGACC
The nucleotide sequence above comes from Thiobacter sp. AK1. Encoded proteins:
- a CDS encoding MarC family protein, which codes for MALAKATVTLFAVVDPVGTIPFFLAATRMLSTHEAHRAGRIAALTVWAVLAAAALLGEYALRFFDIRIESFAVAGGLLLLMLSLSMLQAHVSPLRQTPEEATEAEEKEAIGAVPLGVPLLAGPGAITQVIVASGEAPHPVALLVPITLVSLSVWVAFRAAPLIAHRLGRTGIHIVTRLMGLIIAALSVEMIARGLARLFPGWMT
- a CDS encoding YidH family protein, encoding MSDLNDPRVFFAAERTLMAWNRTGLTLLAFGFVMERFGLFLHMLHVKPRGLGRDFSFWIGVAFILLGLAVEVYSVIQYRRVLRTLRPVEIPERYATWGGIAANLTVVALGGALLVYLFSEF
- a CDS encoding cupin domain-containing protein, coding for MIDRLLGFLTPRQFLARYWQKAPLFVPQALPEFRDVLTPAELKALAAREDVQARLVVERDGVWSVRHGPLSAGDFRGLKGARWSLLVQGVDQVLPEGKALLQAFSFIPYARLDDLMVSFAPAGGGVGPHFDSYDVFLLQGLGHKRWQISGQRDRRLVQGAPLRILERFRAEQEWTAGSGDLLYLPPKYAHYGVALDDCLTYSIGFRAPSAQELVTQFLAYLEENLQVTGMYEDPDLRLKRHPAEIDGAMLDKVAHLLEAIRWNRAQVADFLGRYLTEPKPHLFFEPPSRPLGFGAFVRVARTRGVRLSLKSLMLFHGPSVFINGEALRVASGLRGWLTRLADGRELAGLNAAPRELFEILYEWYRAGWLELPAARRSHG